Proteins from a genomic interval of Rhodococcoides fascians A25f:
- a CDS encoding class I SAM-dependent methyltransferase, with translation MTSLSTRAGAAPYTKLVLRLYDLWVIRLSNSFGWRCNRAHFVDLYRRHIGHRHLEVGPGSGWALANIDLPADIDLTLLDLNANSLEHTASRLDVALTLIEHDVLVPLDESIEKFDSVSINYVLHCLPGDWSTKAVALTNLAETLTPEGVLFGSTVIGVDQRFTALGKALMFAYNQTGVFENRQDDLPGLRRSLSEIFEQAEVTMVGNVAIFVARRPRTRP, from the coding sequence ATGACATCGCTATCCACCCGAGCTGGGGCGGCCCCGTACACCAAGCTTGTCCTACGACTGTACGACCTGTGGGTGATCCGACTTTCGAACAGTTTCGGATGGCGTTGCAACAGAGCTCATTTCGTCGATCTCTACCGACGGCACATCGGTCACCGCCACCTGGAGGTCGGCCCTGGATCCGGCTGGGCCCTCGCCAACATCGACCTCCCCGCCGATATCGACCTCACCCTCCTGGACCTCAACGCCAACTCACTCGAACACACTGCATCCCGACTGGATGTTGCTCTCACGCTGATCGAACACGATGTTCTGGTGCCATTGGACGAGAGCATCGAGAAGTTCGACTCGGTGTCGATCAACTATGTTCTGCATTGTCTTCCCGGTGACTGGTCCACGAAGGCCGTCGCGCTGACAAACCTGGCGGAGACGCTGACGCCGGAGGGAGTGTTGTTCGGATCGACCGTGATCGGTGTCGACCAGAGGTTCACCGCCCTCGGCAAGGCGCTGATGTTCGCCTACAACCAAACCGGCGTGTTCGAAAATCGCCAGGACGATCTGCCCGGCCTTCGCCGGTCACTGTCCGAAATATTCGAGCAAGCCGAGGTA